From Amycolatopsis sp. YIM 10, the proteins below share one genomic window:
- the paaZ gene encoding phenylacetic acid degradation bifunctional protein PaaZ has product MAVLRSYVSGGWHTPDAEGVPLHDAVTGDEVARISSAGVDMGAALEHGRRVGGPALRELTFHQRANLLKALGLHLREHRDELYALSARTGATLGDSKFDVDGGMGVLLSYASKAKRELPNDTVYVDGAVEPLSKGGTFAGQHIATPLRGVAVQINAFNFPVWGPLEKFAPAFIAGVPSLVKPASQTAYLTARLVELIIESGLLPEGSLQFVAGSAGDLLDHVTGQDLVSFTGSASTAQHLRAHPAIVRNSVRFNAEADSLNLSVLGPDAKPGTTEFDLFVKQLVTEMTVKAGQKCTAIRRAFVPAELIDDVAQAASERLAKVTVGNPTSEGVRMGALASLEQREEVRRSLKSLLDAGRIVFGDPERVDVVDADAERGAFISPVLLRADDTDRAEPHEVEAFGPVSTLIPFTSTDQLIDLAARGQGSLAGSVVTGDAAFAREVVIGVAPWHGRLLVLDADDAKESTGHGSPMPQLVHGGPGRAGGGEEMGGMRGVLHHMQRTAVQGSPKVLAAVTGRWVEGADRAAAEVHPFRKSLAELKIGDSVTAGPRTVTLEDIEHFAEFTGDTFYAHMDEEAAKANPFFGGRVAHGYLIVSFAAGLFVSPEPGPVLANYGLENLRFLTPVFPGDALTVTLTAKQITPRENAEYGEVRWDADVTKQDGTSVARYDVLTLVEKEAK; this is encoded by the coding sequence ATGGCAGTGCTCCGCAGCTACGTCTCGGGTGGTTGGCACACGCCGGACGCGGAAGGCGTCCCGCTGCACGACGCGGTCACCGGGGACGAGGTCGCCCGGATCTCCTCGGCCGGGGTGGACATGGGGGCCGCGCTGGAGCACGGGCGCCGCGTCGGCGGCCCGGCACTGCGTGAGCTGACCTTCCACCAGCGCGCGAACCTGCTCAAGGCGCTCGGCCTGCACCTGCGCGAGCACCGCGACGAGCTGTACGCGCTCTCGGCGCGCACCGGCGCCACGCTCGGTGACTCGAAGTTCGACGTCGACGGCGGCATGGGCGTACTGCTCAGCTACGCCAGCAAGGCCAAGCGCGAGCTGCCGAACGACACGGTCTACGTGGACGGCGCGGTCGAGCCGCTGAGCAAGGGCGGCACGTTCGCCGGTCAGCACATCGCCACCCCGCTGCGGGGCGTCGCGGTGCAGATCAACGCGTTCAACTTCCCGGTGTGGGGGCCGCTGGAGAAGTTCGCGCCCGCGTTCATCGCCGGGGTGCCGAGCCTGGTCAAGCCGGCCAGCCAGACCGCGTACCTGACCGCGCGGCTGGTCGAGCTGATCATCGAGTCCGGGCTGCTGCCGGAGGGCTCGCTGCAGTTCGTCGCGGGCAGCGCCGGTGACCTGCTCGACCACGTCACCGGGCAGGACCTGGTCTCGTTCACCGGGTCGGCCTCCACCGCGCAGCACCTGCGCGCGCACCCGGCGATCGTGCGGAACTCGGTCCGGTTCAACGCCGAGGCCGACTCGCTGAACCTGTCCGTGCTCGGTCCCGACGCCAAGCCGGGCACCACCGAGTTCGATCTTTTTGTCAAGCAGCTGGTCACCGAGATGACGGTCAAGGCGGGGCAGAAGTGCACCGCGATCCGCCGCGCGTTCGTGCCGGCCGAGCTGATCGACGACGTCGCGCAGGCCGCGAGCGAGCGGCTGGCGAAGGTGACCGTCGGCAACCCGACCAGCGAAGGCGTGCGGATGGGCGCGCTGGCCAGCCTGGAGCAGCGCGAAGAGGTGCGCCGCTCGCTGAAGTCCCTGCTCGACGCCGGTCGCATCGTGTTCGGTGACCCCGAGCGCGTCGACGTGGTGGACGCGGACGCCGAGCGCGGCGCGTTCATCTCGCCGGTGCTGCTGCGCGCCGACGACACCGACCGGGCCGAACCGCACGAGGTCGAGGCGTTCGGCCCGGTGTCCACGCTGATCCCGTTCACCTCCACCGACCAGCTGATCGACCTCGCCGCGCGTGGTCAGGGCAGCCTGGCCGGTTCGGTGGTCACCGGCGACGCGGCCTTCGCCCGCGAGGTGGTCATCGGGGTCGCGCCGTGGCACGGCAGGCTGCTGGTGCTCGACGCCGACGATGCGAAGGAGTCCACCGGGCACGGCTCGCCGATGCCTCAGCTGGTGCACGGCGGCCCCGGTCGCGCGGGTGGCGGCGAGGAGATGGGCGGTATGCGCGGCGTGCTGCACCACATGCAGCGCACGGCCGTGCAGGGCAGCCCGAAGGTGCTGGCCGCGGTGACCGGCCGGTGGGTGGAGGGCGCCGACCGCGCCGCCGCCGAGGTGCACCCGTTCCGGAAGTCCTTGGCGGAGCTGAAGATCGGCGACTCGGTGACCGCCGGCCCGCGCACCGTGACCCTGGAGGACATCGAGCACTTCGCCGAGTTCACCGGTGACACCTTCTACGCGCACATGGACGAGGAAGCCGCGAAGGCGAACCCGTTCTTCGGCGGGCGGGTCGCGCACGGGTACCTGATCGTGTCGTTCGCGGCCGGATTGTTCGTCTCCCCGGAACCGGGTCCGGTGCTGGCCAACTACGGCCTGGAGAACCTGCGTTTCCTGACGCCGGTGTTCCCCGGTGACGCGCTCACCGTGACGCTGACCGCCAAGCAGATCACCCCGCGCGAAAATGCCGAATACGGCGAAGTGCGGTGGGATGCGGATGTGACCAAACAGGACGGTACGTCGGTGGCCAGGTACGACGTGCTCACGCTGGTGGAGAAGGAGGCGAAATGA
- the paaA gene encoding 1,2-phenylacetyl-CoA epoxidase subunit PaaA, with amino-acid sequence MTTAAELSEADLQAHFERTIERDQRIEPRDWMPEGYRKTMIRQIAQHAHSEIIGMQPEGNWITRAPSLRRKAILLAKVQDEAGHGLYLYSASTTLGADRAELTDKLISGKQKYSSIFNYPTLTFADVGVIGWLVDGAAICNQVPLCRSSYGPYARAMIRICKEESFHQRQGYELLMTMMRGTEAQREMVQDAVNRWWWPSLMMFGPPDAESPNTAQSMAWKIKRHTNDELRQRFVDMSVPQAEALGVTFPDPDLKWNAERGHYDFGEIDWSELKRVISGDGPCNAERIERRRRAQEEGAWVREAAAAHAAKKAKGVA; translated from the coding sequence ATGACGACCGCCGCCGAGCTGTCCGAAGCGGACCTCCAGGCCCACTTCGAGCGCACCATCGAGCGCGACCAGCGGATCGAGCCACGGGACTGGATGCCCGAGGGCTACCGGAAGACGATGATCCGCCAGATCGCCCAGCACGCGCACTCGGAGATCATCGGCATGCAGCCGGAGGGCAACTGGATCACCAGGGCGCCTTCGCTGCGCCGCAAGGCGATCCTGCTGGCCAAGGTGCAGGACGAGGCCGGGCACGGGCTGTACCTGTACTCGGCGTCGACCACGCTGGGCGCCGACCGCGCGGAGCTGACCGACAAGCTGATCAGCGGCAAGCAGAAGTACTCCTCGATCTTCAACTACCCGACGCTGACCTTCGCCGACGTCGGCGTGATCGGCTGGCTGGTCGACGGCGCGGCGATCTGCAACCAGGTCCCGCTGTGCCGCAGTTCCTACGGCCCGTACGCGCGGGCGATGATCCGGATCTGCAAGGAGGAGTCCTTCCACCAGCGCCAGGGCTACGAACTGCTGATGACGATGATGCGCGGCACCGAAGCGCAGCGCGAGATGGTGCAGGACGCGGTGAACCGCTGGTGGTGGCCGTCGCTGATGATGTTCGGCCCGCCGGACGCCGAATCGCCGAACACCGCGCAGTCGATGGCCTGGAAGATCAAGCGCCACACCAACGACGAGCTGCGCCAGCGGTTCGTGGACATGTCGGTGCCGCAGGCCGAGGCACTCGGGGTCACCTTCCCGGACCCGGACCTGAAGTGGAACGCCGAGCGCGGGCACTACGACTTCGGCGAGATCGACTGGTCCGAACTCAAGCGGGTGATCTCGGGCGACGGCCCGTGCAACGCCGAGCGGATCGAGCGGCGGCGCAGGGCGCAGGAGGAAGGCGCCTGGGTGCGCGAGGCAGCCGCCGCGCACGCGGCGAAGAAAGCGAAGGGGGTGGCGTGA